The Apium graveolens cultivar Ventura chromosome 10, ASM990537v1, whole genome shotgun sequence nucleotide sequence GATCTAGGAAGAAGTTTTTGCCTTAATGCCTTGAAAACACTTTTGATAGTTCTATTTTTCTCGATAATGGTCAATTACAGAAATTTAAGTACTCCCACGTTGATCTCGCCACTAGGACAACCTCTCTTCTTACCGAGACATGAATATTCATTATGCTACAAAGGTAAGGATAAAAGAGCTGGAATCAAGATTTAAGATCGAAACTTCTGTCTGCAAGCTTGACAAGTGACCTCCATGCACATAGGATCAATCCTATGAATAGCTCTCTCTTTCAGCTTCTCGGCCTTATCAACCTCCTCCTTAGCTCTCTCCCACATATGCCTAGCACGCGAGAACTCCGATTGAGCCAGCTCCATTTCTCTCCTAGTTAGCTCCCTCACACGCTCAGCATACGCCTTCTCCAATGCAGCTAATCGAATCTGCTCGGACGCTTGCCATTTCAGCGTCTCGGCATGAATATCGAGATTCGTACGATCCAGTACTGGCCTTGACACCGCAGAATTATTACTTTCTGGTGGCCTAAATGGCCTAAGGCTTATTGACAGTTGAAGATCTAATGATGGTGTATCAAATAAATTGTGCTTATGATGGTCTTTCGGTGACCTGATTTTCGATTCGAGTGGCCATCTCGGGATGCgtgaaggagatgaagaaataaTGGTGCAGGGAGTAGGGAGGAGTTGCAATTCCTTGTGATCTTGTTCCATTGAAATGAAGAGGAAAAAGAAAAAGTTGAAGGGAGCAAAGGTGGTGATAGAAAGGTTTTTTGTGGAGTGATGAGAACTAGCTACTGTCTCTATATATAACAAGCTTAATTTACAATGTCTTAAATTCCCGTACTGCCCCGCACTCCCATGCAATTATAGTGCCCGTTtgaaaaatcttaaaataagtaatttatgatttaaaatgattaagtccgtttgaaaaatcttaaaataagtaatttatgacttaaaatgattaagtgcgaaataagtgataagttgatatATACTTATAAGTtttataagtgtttggataaatttacttataagtcagaattttttttacttaaataaattaaaacaaataattattaaatataattatcttagttcatgaatcttaaattagaaaatatttaaaaatttatattttaaaaccaaaactttagaaaaaagtgaaaaaatgaaaataagttggaaaaaaatacgtcactgccaactttcaacttatcagcttataagttgtaaattcagctTATAAATTGGGTCGGtaaacactcgtcgataagctGTTACGGACTTATAAGCTATAAGTGACTTATAAGTATATTGCCAAACAGGCATAGAGAACTGTAAATTTGGTTAAATTTGGTTATAAGGATCTGATGACTCATCCCACGCTCCCCGATATTTTTATgactttacttaattaaattttcccttattaattttaatttgtattttCATGGAAGCATGATCAACATCATCCCTAACATTGGTTAATCATTTTTTCCcttattatttttatttgtatttttagTATAAAATCGAATCATACATTTCAAATTCAAGTTTGATAGTAAAAATTGTAATAGTGTAAAACCGAATACTATAAAATTCGACTTTATTTGTAAAACTCAATTTGAAGGATttagaaaattttcaaaatattggcAAGCTAAGATATGATTCATAATACACCGCTAATTAAGTATGTTTGCATATCGTAAAATCGATCATTTGCATTA carries:
- the LOC141690627 gene encoding protein indeterminate-domain 14-like, with protein sequence MEQDHKELQLLPTPCTIISSSPSRIPRWPLESKIRSPKDHHKHNLFDTPSLDLQLSISLRPFRPPESNNSAVSRPVLDRTNLDIHAETLKWQASEQIRLAALEKAYAERVRELTRREMELAQSEFSRARHMWERAKEEVDKAEKLKERAIHRIDPMCMEVTCQACRQKFRS